The Larimichthys crocea isolate SSNF chromosome I, L_crocea_2.0, whole genome shotgun sequence genomic interval AGCCCAAACCATGCTGTTGTCCATGGAAACCTGGCCTGTGTCTACTATGAGCAAGGCCTCATTGACCTGGCTATTGACACTTATCGTCGCGCTATCGAATTGCAGCCCCACTTCCCCGATGCCTACTGCAATTTGGCAAATGCCCTGAAGGAGAAAGGCAATGTAAGACAATACTTTATATGATTACCCTATCTAAATAATCTGAAATGCGAAAatcttgaatgttttttaattgactTTCAGTGTCTTTCCAAGGTGTCTGAGGCAGAAGAATGCTACAACACTGCATTACGTTTGTGTCCAACCCACGCGGACTCCCTTAACAACTTGGCCAATATCAAGCGTGAGCAGGGCAACATCGAGGAGGCAGTTCAGCTCTACAGGAAAGCACTAGAGGTGAGTTAGGGGTTACTTGATGTGAATAGGTCTGTTCAACGAGACTATCATAATTGCTGTCAATGTGAGCATGGCTTTCTTGAACTGTtaataatccttttttttttcttttctttttttcatcaggTGTTCCCAGAGTTTGCAGCAGCTCACTCTAACCTGGCCAgtgtcctgcagcagcagggaaAACTCCAGGAGGCCCTCATGCACTACAAGGAGGCCATTAGGTTTGTAAATCAAAGTCACAGTTATCTGCTAAATTAGGAAACTTTAACTGCaccttttataaaaatgtatgtgatgTAACATCACTCTGCttaaaagtacagtacagtttaaCCTGgtggtttattttgtttacatgtCCTTTCTAAAGTAAATGGTCGTAAATCAGTTAATGAATCCAGTAATGTTGGTCGTTCAAGTGTTTTAAACGGTTCTCCTGTTTTGATTTTCAGAATCAGCCCCACATTTGCTGATGCCTACTCAAACATGGGCAATACACTGAAGGAAATGCAGGATGTGCAGGGAGCGCTGCAATGCTACACCCGCGCCATCCAGATTAACCCTGCCTTTGCTGATGCTCATAGCAATTTGGCCTCTATCCACAAGGTAGGAACTTTAACATTGGTATTATTCCCTCATTTCTTTTTGCAGTTATGATCAGTGTTCACAATTGTCATATCACTGTAGGGCTTTATCTAACTCCCTGTACTCCCAGTACACACAGCTGTAATGACCCAACTGTGCGAAATGCAgtaatatgaaatgaaataatatgtCAATATTTCAACAAGCCAGAATCTATTGACAGTTGCCTGTCTTTAAAGgacatgtttttattgcttttgtttgtcatAAACAGATAACTTGCAAGCATAGTTGGATGTTATCACTTGTTCATGTGcagtaaaaagtatttttgtaattcttgttcttcatgttctgtttcttttgctTCAAAGGATTCTGGAAACATCCCAGAGGCCATTGCATCTTACCGCACAGCCTTGAAACTCAAGCCAGACTTCCCTGACGCTTACTGCAACTTGGCACATTGCCTGCAGGTTCTTATATGCTCCTATCTTTGTCCGATATTTACAGCAGATCATTGTTCTTTATTGAATTCAAAGTGAGTTTTCTAACTCCTTATTTCTGTCGCTCTTCCAGATTGTGTGTGACTGGACAGATTATGATGAGCGGATGAAGAAGCTTGTGAGCATTGTAGCTGACCAGCTGGATAAGAACCGCTTGCCTTCGGTGCACCCACACCACAGCATGCTGTATCCACTCTCTCACGGCTTCCGCAAGGCCATTGCTGAACGCCACGGAAACCTTTGCCTGGACAAGGTACACGCACTGATCAAAGCAAGtaaactttaattcattttttgggagggggggtggaAGGTGGCTGGTGATGGCAGTGGCTGTCGCAGGGATATGGGGGAAGGTAAGGGCTGGGAGAGATACTGGatgtattttaatcatttaatataaAGATTGGTGAAGGTTGGTGGTGAAGGGGTTGCTTGCAGGGATGGGGTTGTCTAGATTTTAGTTGAATTGGTGGTTGTTAATATATTAGTAAAGCATTTGTACAGTGTAAAACTCAAACAAGAAGTGTCTTACCTGCTGTATATGTATTCTTACCCTATTGCCTATCAATGCACAGATCAATGCACTGCACAAACCTGCTTATGAGCATCCGAAGGATCTGAAAGCCAGCGGTGGGCGTTTGCGTGTTGGTTACGTCAGTTCTGACTTTGGCAACCACCCGACATCCCACCTGATGCAGTCCATTCCTGGAATGCACAACCCTGAGAAATTTGAGGTAGGTTGAAATTACAAACGAGACCTGGCAAGTGTATATAGTGCTCATTACAGTATATCATGTCTGAAATTCTGTAcaagtgtttaaatgtatttttttcttcaaggtGTTCTGCTATGCGCTCAGCCCTGATGATAGTACAAACTTCCGCGTGAAAGTGGTAGCAGAGGCTCATCATTTCACAGACCTCTCTCAGGTAATCATTACGATCCTAGAGTTGCTACTTCATTGGTATTTGTTTTTCTACGGAGTGTATTAATCTAAAGTGTTGTATGTGATGtcaaaaactaaacatttactAAAACTGGTACCTCCTGCAGATTCCTTGCAATGGCAAGGCAGCTGATCGTATCCACCAGGATGGAATCAACATTCTGGTCAACATGAACGGATACACCAAAGGAGCCCGAAATGAGCTGTTTGCCCTCCGCCCTGCCCCCATTCAGGTTAGGGTTTCTTATGATGTCTGACAGTGTTGTATCCTGTCATTTTAGTCTGATCTGAGTTTGAGTGTTCTCAAAATACTGTTGACATCAAAGAATGCAAAATAACTGTTTGTTTCTACACATTCAACAGGCTATGTGGCTGGGTTACCCTGGAACCAGCGGTGCACCCTTCATGGACTACATTATCTCTGACAAGGAGACATCGCCTGTTGAAGTAGCTGAGCAGTATTCTGAGAAACTGGCTTACATGCCAAATACCTTCTTCATTGGAGACCATGCCAACATGTTCCCACACCTCAAGGTTTGTCCATCTTTACAtgcctgctgtttgtttttctgaactGAAGGTCAAaatttttattcaaaaaaacataatattaaatcttttaatctttcttttttgactGATAGAAAAAGGCAGTGATCGATTTCAAATCTAATGGACACATCTTTGACAACCGCATCGTTCTTAATGGTATTGATCTGAAGGCCTTCTTGGACAGTCTGCCAGATGTGAAAGTGATAAAGGTGAGTCAAGAAGATTTCCTGAACGTGAACAAGCAAgtcaatgttttattgttactgACAAACCAGAGTTTAGTCTGAGTGACGCACTATTATGCTTTTACCTCTAGATGGCAGTGTGTGTCTATTTCTTCGTCTtgttgcagaaaaacaaaacaatgtttctgtTGAACCACGTTCCAGTACTAAGTTGAAATTGTTCTTTGTGACTAGATGAAGTGTGACAACAACCAGGAAGCTGCCGGGGACACAAATGGAGCACTGTCCATGCCGGTAATCCCCatgaacacagcagctgaagCAATCATCAACATGATTAACCAAGGCCAAATCCAAGTCACAATCAATGGCTTCACTGTCAGCAACGGCCTGGCCACTACACAGGTATGTCTAATGTGGTAGCACTTGTCAATTTAAATGCAGATCTTAAGGGATATAGGACTAGGtacaaaacaagaaacagaaacacagtgagagCAGCATTTTCATTTAGCTTACTGCTTTTGCAGATCATTTCAGCAGATGAGGTTGTAGTCTCTGGGACTGTGTCCTTACAGGTATGGTGTCTTTATGAAAGTAAGGTGGCTGTTGGTGAGGGAAGTGGTGGCACTATGGATCAGCTGTTAAATTAATGATACTGTCTTGGCTTGTCAaacagtgtataatcaccagtAGGCAAAATACCATAAAGTGGCTTAAACAGAGAAGAACTTGTCACACCTTAACTCTTCAGGACAAAAGTATTGAAGTCACTCCACCTCTAAGCAACATTGTTTTGCCTCCCCTGTTAGATCAATAACAAAGCTGCCACTGGAGAGGAGGTGCCACGCACAATTGTTGTGACAACCCGCTCCCAGTATGGTCTGCCAGAGGACTCTATTGTCTACTGCAACTTCAACCAGCTCTACAAGATTGACCCCCCAACTCTTCAGATGTGGGCCAATGTAAGTTACACAGACTGTTACAACTGTTTTGACTGTCTACAAAGAAAGtcctaaaaatgtttaaaactctGCTCTACCTGCAGATCCTGAAGCGTGTGCCCAACAGTGTGCTGTGGCTTCTTCGTTTCCCTGCCGTCGGCGAGCCTAACATCCAGCAGTATGCCCAGAACATGGGTCTGCCTGGCTCTCGTATCATCTTCTCTCCTGTAGCCCCCAAGGAGGAGCATGTGAGAAGGGGCCAGCTGGCTGATGTGTGCCTAGACACTCCACTATGCAACGGTCACACTACAGGCATGGATGTTCTCTGGGCTGGGACACCCATGGTCACCATGCCAGGTAAGGATACTAGAATGTTAAGGGACAGGCTTAAAACCATAATACAAGGaaaaagtgttttcattgtcctaaatgtcagaaaatacatattttacaaacaGATTGTTCTATTTGTAGAACAAATTTCATGTAAAGGCAGCTTTTTAATTGTGAAACCTCTTTCATAAAGGTGAGACACTCGCCTCCCGTGTGGCTGCCTCACAACTCAACTGTCTGGGCTGCCCTGAGCTAATAGCTCAAAGTCGCCAGGACTACGAGGACATAGCTGTCAAACTGGGATCTGACATGGAATAGTAAGTAGAATTTGAACTGACTTCTTTggaaaaatgttgtaaaactGTGTAGTCTGaccatttgtctttgtctccttcagcCTGAAGATGGTCAGAGCACGTGTTTGGAAGCAGAGAATCTGCAGCCCGCTTTTCAACACCAAGCAGTACACAATGGACCTGGAGAGGCTCTATCTGCAGATGTGGGAGCACTATAGCAATGGCAACAAGCCAGAACACCTGGTCCAGACAGTGGAGACCAGTGAGAATGCCTGAACTAAACGCACGCTCATGTCTTTTCCCTGATAACCCAACACCCTGCCACCccaccatctttttttttttttttttaccattatCCACATCCTATCTTGGAATTGTCAGTTTCCACACCATCCCTGTCCCTGAATGATTGTCTCCATATCTCTGATTTACTATAATGGGACTCTTTATTTGTGAAGGAGCCTACAGATGTACACAGTTATCCCCCATCACATTCATCGTTGCATCACACATCTGCATTTCCTGAGCCAGATTGAGCCTGGGACTTTCAGGCATCCCTTCTGAGACTCTTGTCCTACAACATAGTATATTTGGTGAGCATGAGAGGATTGTGAATGCCCTGCTTACCTCTTCAGTACTTGGattcgtggattttttttgtttgttttttcttcacctcCTGTCAGTGTGCATACAGGATTAATCGCAGCTTGTGGAGGAATGCCCAGCCGTCATTACTTGTTGATCTATTTATAAATGGATTAagagtgttgtgtgtttttaaaaggacaATGTTGCACCAAGAAAATTGTAACTCTGACTTCAGTTTCATCGGCTTTAACATGCAATTATAAAACATAGGTTGCAACTGCTCTTTAGTTTGTCTTAAACTGTTAAATTCCTGCAATGAGTAGATGTGCAAGTTTTAAGGACTACGGTCTAGATAAAGACTTCTTCCTCTCACCAAATGCcaatttataatttttttttggtcaatcAGGAATGTTTTCAGTAGCTGTTGTCCCGTTTGATGTCACACTATGCTTGTAAAGGTAATTGGACAAAGCCGGATAAAGGAGCTTCAATTAATTGGAAAGGGCCTAAATTTAAGTTTAAATGTTAGCGCTGTTCACAAATTGatcttgttttttaatcactcaAACCAGGAACGGCCTAGGTAAGTATTTTCtaagcagtttttctttttgtattgtcCGTTAACTGTATGCTGTCAATGATGCCACGAGGctctaaatataataaaaaaataaagagatggCAAAACTCTGTGCTGTATTTTCTACTCACTTTATTAAGTTCAAGTTTAGTTGtcatgcaggttaacacagggtcaacaatacaatgaaatgtgttggacaaggGGAACCGGTCAGCTCAGCACTAAGTTGTGTAGCAACACTGTgtctaaatgattaaaaatagctAAAGAATTAAAATACAATGAAGTTTTAGcaaagaataattaaaatatactaaaaatggaatatgaaaaatatgtgtaGTGTTCAAGTGACATGGTTGTGTCAAGTATTTGAGAACTATCACTATAAGTAGATATGTATAGTAAAGTGACATGTACACAGGGGTCGGGTATTGCACAGAGTAGATGATTTCAGACAGAGTAAAGTAACTGGTGTTTTACAGAAGTATTGCACAAACCTATAGAaatatatagattatagatatatatattatatatatatataaatatatagatatgatatatatatatatatatatttaatattataacaTGGGTCTTGAACTTCTAGTGCTTAATACTTGGATAAACTCTCAGTTGGGTAATATAAACAACATTGTTATATTTTCTAAATATGTTCATCTAAAAGTAGAAATATATAGTTACGCACCATAGTTACGTACCATAGTTACGTACACGTACTTTAATAACATGTATGCGTTAAAATAACGTTTGTAGTGGGCGTGGACAGAATAATCACGTGCCCTTTGAAAGCCTGCTCCCATTGGTCGAATATTTCGTGACAACTTCCGGCGTGATGGCGCACAAGATTTGAATTTGCCGTCGTGTTAGCTGCGTTTGGCACCTCGCTCTCGCTTATTTACAGCCACAGGAGCCCGTTTGGTAATCACACATCaagtgaaatatgttttaatgtataTGCTGTTGTAGGTGCGTGTAAGACACACTGACGGAAATCACTGAAACACTTCAAAAAGTTAGTTTGAGACCAAAGTATTGTTAGCAAACGACGTAAACACAGTACGCTGCTTTCTGTTGTCAGTTGAGTTTATTTGCATTAACTGAAAAAATAACGGGTTGAAGgaaagttattttattgttttgaccATCAGCTGCTCTTACTTTGTGGTTTTATTGGCAGTTTATTGTATTATAAACCATGTATTTGACGTTAGCGCTGGACTTTAAACGTTAAATGACcgtagtgtgtttgtgtttgtttgtttgtttgtttgtttgtttgtttgtgttggttttCACAGAGCAGTGGAAACTATGAATGAGGACACCTGCAAATTATTTGAAAAAGTTGCCCAAAAGATGGGCTGGTTTGATGGGGGAGGACTGGAcgaagcagaaaaaaaggtttgtaaCACTGTGACTTCATTATTCTCTGACATCTAattgacaaaaacaatgaaaataagaGGTTGTTGCAGCACTATTTAAATGTTGTCAGTTAGTGAtcagtctttattttcattgtttctaGCTGCTAAGCGCGATTGGCAAGACTCGTCACGTTGCCACAAGTGGCCATCGATCAGCCTCACCCGCCCAGCTTGCCTCCTCGGACAGTGAAGATGACCCAGAGAAGGAAAACCAGTACTCTAAGGGCAACAATTACAGAAACAAGTCTTTGATCGAGTCAAGTGACGATGACGACCAATGTGAGTTAAATTGCATGAATATTGTTGAAAATTGTGTCGATCTTGCAGATACACTAATTTAGTCGTTTGTATTCCTCAGTTCTTGTAGGAAGGGCTACACCGAAAGCTAAACCTGCCTCACAGAAACCATGCAGTGCTGCGACGAAAGGCAGGTATGAAAACGGAGtgcactgaaaacatttcacttccTTGTCTCTTCAAAGTTTTTGTTTATGGTTcacttccctttttctttttagttcaAATATTCTTGTGGTGACCtcggatgatgatgatgatgattccaGTTTTGAAACATGTGAGTGTCTCTCTCTGCCGGGTACAGTTGTTTGTATCCATAAGCACATTTTACTCCCCCATGTTCTCATTTCTCATTATTCTCACATTGAAGTTCTGCAAAGAGTGAAAACACCTAACACCAAGCCGAAGAAACCATCAGAAAGTGGGAGTGAAGATAGGTGAGTTTCCAAATGCACTGGAGTGAATGGAGTCAGTGTctgaaaagtttattttgaaaatgttctgttttgtttactcCAAAGCCTCAAAGCCTTCATAGTAGATGACTTCTCATCAGACGATGACTTTCTTGAGACGAAACCATCCATTAAAGGTAACTGACAGTGCTGCACCATATTTCAAAGAAATCAACCAGAACGGTTTGTGTCTAACAAGAATGTTTTGCGTCCACTCTTTTACAGTGTCCACAAAGAGCAATACACCCGCAGCCCAACGTCCACTGAGAAAACCACTGTCTCAGTGTGACTCTCCAGTCTTTGTtagtgacagtgatgatgatgatgataatattgTCATCAAGAGCACATGGAGGACTCGTCACTCCAAGCCCCAGACAAAGACTGGCACCAATAATACTCCACTGAGTGACGAAGCGAAGAGTTCGCCATCAcctttctcttctccctttccTCGTCCTCCCCACAAAACTCCCACTTCGCTGGCCTCTCCTAAACGAACTCTTTCAGCACCCTCTAAGCTGGATGAGTCGGCCAGTTCTGAGGAGGAGTTTACATCCCTATTGGAgagactgaaaaagaaaaacaagctccCTGGCACTTCATTCTCACCCAGGACCACCCACGGTAGATTTGTTTGGATTATCGCATTATAAGAGTCTCtagcttttgttttcattctaaGTGTGTGGCTGatatcttttgtgtttttgatttgttttctttatacatttaGAGTGCAGTAAAGAGCCTCCTGTGTTAGTTCCTCCTGTAAAGGGATTCAAAAAACCAGCCACACCTAAATCATTTGTGGAAACGCCTCGGCATTTCAAGACACCAGGAAAATCCACCATCTTGAAGCCCATAGTCAGTCAGACAGAGCCCAGACATGGCCCCACCAGCAGGTACATCTGTTTTATACAAGTGTTTATGCACAGACTTAAATGTTGGACATACTTTTCCAaagttttaatgatttattgtaTAGGGTGCCTTTTAATGTTTATCACTTATTCTGTGTCTTTCATACAATTTAGTCTTTTATCCACCCTGTTCTTTCATTTCTAGGGTAGCATTGTGTAAGACTCCAGGGTGCTTCCTGCAGTCCTTATCAAATCCTGGCACCACCTATGGTCGCAATTTTAAGCAGAACAAGGAAGAACTCACCAGCAAACTC includes:
- the ogt.1 gene encoding UDP-N-acetylglucosamine--peptide N-acetylglucosaminyltransferase 110 kDa subunit isoform X8 — its product is MATSVGNVADSTGLAELAHREYQSGDFEAAERHCMQLWRQEPDNTGVLLLLSSIHFQCRRLDRSAHFSTLAIKQNPMLAEAYSNLGNVYKERGQLQEAIEHYRHALRLKPDFIDGYINLAAALVAAGDMEGAVQAYVSALQYNPDLYCVRSDLGNLLKALGRLEEAKACYLKAIETQPNFAVAWSNLGCVFNAQGEIWLAIHHFEKAVTLDPNFLDAYINLGNVLKEARIFDRAVAGYLRALSLSPNHAVVHGNLACVYYEQGLIDLAIDTYRRAIELQPHFPDAYCNLANALKEKGNVSEAEECYNTALRLCPTHADSLNNLANIKREQGNIEEAVQLYRKALEVFPEFAAAHSNLASVLQQQGKLQEALMHYKEAIRISPTFADAYSNMGNTLKEMQDVQGALQCYTRAIQINPAFADAHSNLASIHKDSGNIPEAIASYRTALKLKPDFPDAYCNLAHCLQIVCDWTDYDERMKKLVSIVADQLDKNRLPSVHPHHSMLYPLSHGFRKAIAERHGNLCLDKINALHKPAYEHPKDLKASGGRLRVGYVSSDFGNHPTSHLMQSIPGMHNPEKFEVFCYALSPDDSTNFRVKVVAEAHHFTDLSQIPCNGKAADRIHQDGINILVNMNGYTKGARNELFALRPAPIQAMWLGYPGTSGAPFMDYIISDKETSPVEVAEQYSEKLAYMPNTFFIGDHANMFPHLKKKAVIDFKSNGHIFDNRIVLNGIDLKAFLDSLPDVKVIKMKCDNNQEAAGDTNGALSMPVIPMNTAAEAIINMINQGQIQVTINGFTVSNGLATTQIISADEVVVSGTVSLQINNKAATGEEVPRTIVVTTRSQYGLPEDSIVYCNFNQLYKIDPPTLQMWANILKRVPNSVLWLLRFPAVGEPNIQQYAQNMGLPGSRIIFSPVAPKEEHVRRGQLADVCLDTPLCNGHTTGMDVLWAGTPMVTMPGETLASRVAASQLNCLGCPELIAQSRQDYEDIAVKLGSDMEYLKMVRARVWKQRICSPLFNTKQYTMDLERLYLQMWEHYSNGNKPEHLVQTVETSENA
- the ogt.1 gene encoding UDP-N-acetylglucosamine--peptide N-acetylglucosaminyltransferase 110 kDa subunit isoform X5 — translated: MATSVGNVADSTEPTKRMLSFQGLAELAHREYQSGDFEAAERHCMQLWRQEPDNTGVLLLLSSIHFQCRRLDRSAHFSTLAIKQNPMLAEAYSNLGNVYKERGQLQEAIEHYRHALRLKPDFIDGYINLAAALVAAGDMEGAVQAYVSALQYNPDLYCVRSDLGNLLKALGRLEEAKACYLKAIETQPNFAVAWSNLGCVFNAQGEIWLAIHHFEKAVTLDPNFLDAYINLGNVLKEARIFDRAVAGYLRALSLSPNHAVVHGNLACVYYEQGLIDLAIDTYRRAIELQPHFPDAYCNLANALKEKGNVSEAEECYNTALRLCPTHADSLNNLANIKREQGNIEEAVQLYRKALEVFPEFAAAHSNLASVLQQQGKLQEALMHYKEAIRISPTFADAYSNMGNTLKEMQDVQGALQCYTRAIQINPAFADAHSNLASIHKDSGNIPEAIASYRTALKLKPDFPDAYCNLAHCLQIVCDWTDYDERMKKLVSIVADQLDKNRLPSVHPHHSMLYPLSHGFRKAIAERHGNLCLDKINALHKPAYEHPKDLKASGGRLRVGYVSSDFGNHPTSHLMQSIPGMHNPEKFEVFCYALSPDDSTNFRVKVVAEAHHFTDLSQIPCNGKAADRIHQDGINILVNMNGYTKGARNELFALRPAPIQAMWLGYPGTSGAPFMDYIISDKETSPVEVAEQYSEKLAYMPNTFFIGDHANMFPHLKKKAVIDFKSNGHIFDNRIVLNGIDLKAFLDSLPDVKVIKMKCDNNQEAAGDTNGALSMPVIPMNTAAEAIINMINQGQIQVTINGFTVSNGLATTQIISADEVVVSGTVSLQINNKAATGEEVPRTIVVTTRSQYGLPEDSIVYCNFNQLYKIDPPTLQMWANILKRVPNSVLWLLRFPAVGEPNIQQYAQNMGLPGSRIIFSPVAPKEEHVRRGQLADVCLDTPLCNGHTTGMDVLWAGTPMVTMPGETLASRVAASQLNCLGCPELIAQSRQDYEDIAVKLGSDMEYLKMVRARVWKQRICSPLFNTKQYTMDLERLYLQMWEHYSNGNKPEHLVQTVETSENA
- the ogt.1 gene encoding UDP-N-acetylglucosamine--peptide N-acetylglucosaminyltransferase 110 kDa subunit isoform X3 — translated: MATSVGNVADSTEPTKRMLSFQGLAELAHREYQSGDFEAAERHCMQLWRQEPDNTGVLLLLSSIHFQCRRLDRSAHFSTLAIKQNPMLAEAYSNLGNVYKERGQLQEAIEHYRHALRLKPDFIDGYINLAAALVAAGDMEGAVQAYVSALQYNPDLYCVRSDLGNLLKALGRLEEAKACYLKAIETQPNFAVAWSNLGCVFNAQGEIWLAIHHFEKAVTLDPNFLDAYINLGNVLKEARIFDRAVAGYLRALSLSPNHAVVHGNLACVYYEQGLIDLAIDTYRRAIELQPHFPDAYCNLANALKEKGNCLSKVSEAEECYNTALRLCPTHADSLNNLANIKREQGNIEEAVQLYRKALEVFPEFAAAHSNLASVLQQQGKLQEALMHYKEAIRISPTFADAYSNMGNTLKEMQDVQGALQCYTRAIQINPAFADAHSNLASIHKDSGNIPEAIASYRTALKLKPDFPDAYCNLAHCLQIVCDWTDYDERMKKLVSIVADQLDKNRLPSVHPHHSMLYPLSHGFRKAIAERHGNLCLDKINALHKPAYEHPKDLKASGGRLRVGYVSSDFGNHPTSHLMQSIPGMHNPEKFEVFCYALSPDDSTNFRVKVVAEAHHFTDLSQIPCNGKAADRIHQDGINILVNMNGYTKGARNELFALRPAPIQAMWLGYPGTSGAPFMDYIISDKETSPVEVAEQYSEKLAYMPNTFFIGDHANMFPHLKKKAVIDFKSNGHIFDNRIVLNGIDLKAFLDSLPDVKVIKMKCDNNQEAAGDTNGALSMPVIPMNTAAEAIINMINQGQIQVTINGFTVSNGLATTQIISADEVVVSGTVSLQINNKAATGEEVPRTIVVTTRSQYGLPEDSIVYCNFNQLYKIDPPTLQMWANILKRVPNSVLWLLRFPAVGEPNIQQYAQNMGLPGSRIIFSPVAPKEEHVRRGQLADVCLDTPLCNGHTTGMDVLWAGTPMVTMPGETLASRVAASQLNCLGCPELIAQSRQDYEDIAVKLGSDMEYLKMVRARVWKQRICSPLFNTKQYTMDLERLYLQMWEHYSNGNKPEHLVQTVETSENA
- the ogt.1 gene encoding UDP-N-acetylglucosamine--peptide N-acetylglucosaminyltransferase 110 kDa subunit isoform X1; the protein is MATSVGNVADSTEPTKRMLSFQGLAELAHREYQSGDFEAAERHCMQLWRQEPDNTGVLLLLSSIHFQCRRLDRSAHFSTLAIKQNPMLAEAYSNLGNVYKERGQLQEAIEHYRHALRLKPDFIDGYINLAAALVAAGDMEGAVQAYVSALQYNPDLYCVRSDLGNLLKALGRLEEAKACYLKAIETQPNFAVAWSNLGCVFNAQGEIWLAIHHFEKAVTLDPNFLDAYINLGNVLKEARIFDRAVAGYLRALSLSPNHAVVHGNLACVYYEQGLIDLAIDTYRRAIELQPHFPDAYCNLANALKEKGNCLSKVSEAEECYNTALRLCPTHADSLNNLANIKREQGNIEEAVQLYRKALEVFPEFAAAHSNLASVLQQQGKLQEALMHYKEAIRISPTFADAYSNMGNTLKEMQDVQGALQCYTRAIQINPAFADAHSNLASIHKDSGNIPEAIASYRTALKLKPDFPDAYCNLAHCLQIVCDWTDYDERMKKLVSIVADQLDKNRLPSVHPHHSMLYPLSHGFRKAIAERHGNLCLDKVHALIKINALHKPAYEHPKDLKASGGRLRVGYVSSDFGNHPTSHLMQSIPGMHNPEKFEVFCYALSPDDSTNFRVKVVAEAHHFTDLSQIPCNGKAADRIHQDGINILVNMNGYTKGARNELFALRPAPIQAMWLGYPGTSGAPFMDYIISDKETSPVEVAEQYSEKLAYMPNTFFIGDHANMFPHLKKKAVIDFKSNGHIFDNRIVLNGIDLKAFLDSLPDVKVIKMKCDNNQEAAGDTNGALSMPVIPMNTAAEAIINMINQGQIQVTINGFTVSNGLATTQIISADEVVVSGTVSLQINNKAATGEEVPRTIVVTTRSQYGLPEDSIVYCNFNQLYKIDPPTLQMWANILKRVPNSVLWLLRFPAVGEPNIQQYAQNMGLPGSRIIFSPVAPKEEHVRRGQLADVCLDTPLCNGHTTGMDVLWAGTPMVTMPGETLASRVAASQLNCLGCPELIAQSRQDYEDIAVKLGSDMEYLKMVRARVWKQRICSPLFNTKQYTMDLERLYLQMWEHYSNGNKPEHLVQTVETSENA
- the ogt.1 gene encoding UDP-N-acetylglucosamine--peptide N-acetylglucosaminyltransferase 110 kDa subunit isoform X2, with the protein product MATSVGNVADSTEPTKRMLSFQGLAELAHREYQSGDFEAAERHCMQLWRQEPDNTGVLLLLSSIHFQCRRLDRSAHFSTLAIKQNPMLAEAYSNLGNVYKERGQLQEAIEHYRHALRLKPDFIDGYINLAAALVAAGDMEGAVQAYVSALQYNPDLYCVRSDLGNLLKALGRLEEAKACYLKAIETQPNFAVAWSNLGCVFNAQGEIWLAIHHFEKAVTLDPNFLDAYINLGNVLKEARIFDRAVAGYLRALSLSPNHAVVHGNLACVYYEQGLIDLAIDTYRRAIELQPHFPDAYCNLANALKEKGNVSEAEECYNTALRLCPTHADSLNNLANIKREQGNIEEAVQLYRKALEVFPEFAAAHSNLASVLQQQGKLQEALMHYKEAIRISPTFADAYSNMGNTLKEMQDVQGALQCYTRAIQINPAFADAHSNLASIHKDSGNIPEAIASYRTALKLKPDFPDAYCNLAHCLQIVCDWTDYDERMKKLVSIVADQLDKNRLPSVHPHHSMLYPLSHGFRKAIAERHGNLCLDKVHALIKINALHKPAYEHPKDLKASGGRLRVGYVSSDFGNHPTSHLMQSIPGMHNPEKFEVFCYALSPDDSTNFRVKVVAEAHHFTDLSQIPCNGKAADRIHQDGINILVNMNGYTKGARNELFALRPAPIQAMWLGYPGTSGAPFMDYIISDKETSPVEVAEQYSEKLAYMPNTFFIGDHANMFPHLKKKAVIDFKSNGHIFDNRIVLNGIDLKAFLDSLPDVKVIKMKCDNNQEAAGDTNGALSMPVIPMNTAAEAIINMINQGQIQVTINGFTVSNGLATTQIISADEVVVSGTVSLQINNKAATGEEVPRTIVVTTRSQYGLPEDSIVYCNFNQLYKIDPPTLQMWANILKRVPNSVLWLLRFPAVGEPNIQQYAQNMGLPGSRIIFSPVAPKEEHVRRGQLADVCLDTPLCNGHTTGMDVLWAGTPMVTMPGETLASRVAASQLNCLGCPELIAQSRQDYEDIAVKLGSDMEYLKMVRARVWKQRICSPLFNTKQYTMDLERLYLQMWEHYSNGNKPEHLVQTVETSENA